One region of Emys orbicularis isolate rEmyOrb1 chromosome 4, rEmyOrb1.hap1, whole genome shotgun sequence genomic DNA includes:
- the AREL1 gene encoding apoptosis-resistant E3 ubiquitin protein ligase 1 yields the protein MFYIIGGITVSVVAFFFTIKFLFELAARVVSFLQHEDRERRGERTIYDYVRGNYLDPRSCKVSWDWKDPYEVGHSMAFRVHLFYKNGQPFPAHRPVGLRVQICHVELAMDIPVTQEVLQEPNSNVVKVAFTVRRAGRYEITIKLGGLNVAYSPYYKVFQPGMVVPSKTKIVCHFSTLVLTCRQQHTLQIVPRDEYDNPTSNSVSLIDEHNYSLSIHELGPQEEESSGVLFEKSVVSNRQTCQVFLRLTLHRRGCFHACISYQTQPISNGDFDIIVLSENEMNIVERNVSTSGVSIYFEAYLYNSTSYANMQWHLPPTHLTSSQRRPSTATEDEDEDSPSDSQTPEKVKKPKKVYCYVSPKQFSVKEFYLKIIPWRLFTFRVCPGTKFSYHGPDPVHKLLTLVVDDGIQPPVELSCKERNILAATFIRSLHKNIGGSETFQDKVNFFQRELRQVHMKRPHSKVTLKVSRHGLLESSLKATRNFSISDWSKNFEVIFQDEEALDWGGPRREWFELICKALFDTTNQLFTRFSDNNQALVHPNPGRPPHLRLKVYEFAGRLVGKCLYESSLGGAYKQLVRARFTRSFLAQIIGLRMHYKYFETDDPEFYKSKVCFILNNDVSEMELVFAEEKYNKLGQLEKVVELVTGGAQVLVTNENKIFYLNLLAQYRLANQVREEVDHFLKGLNELVPENLLAIFDENELELLMCGTGDISVCDFKAHAVLVGGSWHFREKVMRWFWTVVSSFTQEELARLLQFTTGSSQLPPGGFAALCPSFQIIAAPTHSTLPTAHTCFNQLCLPTYDSYEEVHKMLQLAISEGCEGFGML from the exons ATGTTTTACATTATTG GTGGGATCACGGTATCTGTTGTAGCCTTCTTCTTCACCATTAAGTTCCTCTTTGAGCTTGCCGCACGTGTAGTCAGCTTCCTCCAGCATGAGGACCGGGAGCGCCGAGGGGAGCGAACTATTTATGACTACGTGCGAGGCAACTATTTGGACCCGCGCTCCTGCAAAGTCTCCTGGGATTGGAAGGACCCCTATGAGGTGGGCCACAGCATGGCCTTCCGAGTGCAT TTATTCTATAAGAATGGGCAGCCCTTCCCTGCTCATCGGCCTGTGGGGCTGCGAGTTCAAATCTGCCATGTGGAGCTAGCAATGGATATTCCTGTGACCCAGGAAGTCCTTCAGGAGCCCAATTCCAATGTGGTGAAAGTGGCCTTCACTGTGCGCAGGGCTGGGCGATATGAGATTACCATAAAGCTCGGCGGCTTGAATGTGGCCTACAGCCCCTACTACAAAGTGTTTCAGCCAG GGATGGTGGTTCCCTCCAAGACCAAAATTGTCTGTCACTTCTCCACTCTGGTGCTGacgtgcaggcagcagcacaccTTGCAGATTGTCCCCAGGGATGAGTATGATAATCCCACCAGCAATTCTGTCTCCCTGATAGATGAGCACAACTACAGCCTTTCCATCCATGAG ctgggtccccaagagGAAGAGAGCTCTGGCGTTTTGTTTGAGAAATCAGTGGTGTCCAATCGGCAGACTTGCCAAGTGTTCCTGCGACTCACCCTGCACCGTAGAGGCTGTTTCCATGCTTGCATCTCCTACCAAACCCAGCCTATTAGCAATGGCGATTTTGACATTATTGTCCTAAGTG AAAATGAAATGAACATTGTAGAGCGCAATGTGTCCACATCAGGGGTCAGTATCTACTTTGAGGCCTATCTTTACAACTCTACTAGCTATGCCAACATGCAGTGGCACCTCCCGCCCACGCATCTGACCTCCTCCCAGCGCCGTCCTTCTACTGCAACTGAGGATGAGGATGAAGACTCTCCATCTGACAGCCAGACTCCTGAGAAAGTGAAGAAACCTAAAAAAGTGTATTGCTACGTGTCACCCAAG CAATTCTCAGTGAAGGAATTCTACTTGAAGATCATTCCTTGGCGCCTCTTCACCTTCAGAGTGTGTCCTGGCACCAAG TTTTCTtaccatgggcctgatcctgtgcacAAGCTGCTGACACTGGTGGTAGATGATGGGATCCAGCCCCCTGTGGAGCTCAGCTGCAAGGAGAGGAACATCTTGGCAGCCACTTTCATTCGTTCTCTGCATAAAAACATAG GAGGCTCAGAGACCTTTCAGGACAAAGTGAACTTCTTCCAAAGGGAGTTGCGTCAAGTGCATATGAAGAGGCCTCACTCGAAGGTTACACTGAAGGTCAGCCGCCACGGCCTGCTGGAATCT TCTCTGAAAGCAACACGGAATTTTTCCATTTCCGATTGGagcaaaaactttgaagtgatttTCCAGGATGAGGAAG CTCTGGACTGGGGAGGGCCCCGCAGAGAGTGGTTTGAGCTGATCTGTAAGGCTTTATTTGACACCACCAATCAACTCTTTACCCGCTTCAGTGACAACAACCAGGCACTG GTGCATCCCAACCCTGGCCGGCCCCCACATCTACGGCTGAAGGTGTATGAGTTTGCAGGCCGCCTGGTAGGGAAGTGTCTCTATGAGTCATCTCTGGGAGGAGCTTACAAGCAGCTGGTGCGAGCTCGTTTCACCAGATCCTTTCTGGCTCAGATCATAGGACTGCGAATGCATTACAAG TATTTTGAAACAGATGACCCAGAATTCTATAAATCCAAGGTTTGTTTCATATTGAACAATGATGTGAGTGAGATGGAGCTCGTCTTCGCTgaggagaaatacaacaaattgGGGCAGCTGGAGAAG GTGGTTGAGCTGGTAACTGGAGGGGCTCAGGTACTAGTAAccaatgaaaataaaatcttcTACCTGAATCTGCTTGCCCAATACAGACTGGCCAATCAGGTTAGAGAAGAGGTGGATCACTTCCTGAAAG GTCTCAATGAGCTGGTTCCTGAAAACCTCCTAGCTATTTTTGATGAGAATGAGCTTGAG CTGCTGATGTGTGGTACTGGAGACATCAGTGTCTGTGATTTTAAGGCTCATGCTGTGCTGGTGGGAGGATCCTGGCACTTCCGAGAAAAG GTCATGAGGTGGTTTTGGACCGTGGTCTCCAGTTTCACGCAGGAGGAACTGGCCCGGCTGTTGCAGTTCACAACTGGTTCCTCTCAGCTGCCTCCGGGAGGGTTTGCTGCACTCTGTCCATCTTTCCAGATCATCGCAGCTCCAACCCATAGTACTTTGCCGACAGCCCACACCTG ttttaaccAGCTGTGCCTCCCTACTTATGACTCCTATGAAGAGGTGCACAAGATGCTGCAGCTGGCCATCAGCGAAGGATGTGAGGGCTTTGGCATGCTGTga